A section of the Pseudomonas tritici genome encodes:
- a CDS encoding efflux RND transporter periplasmic adaptor subunit produces the protein MGARISTCIFGLGLLTLLSGCGEEKAEPKAHSRVFVQTVQSADFAAAVTLTGDIQARVQTDLSFRVGGKIIQRMVDVGDRVTAKQVLAKLDPKDLQTNVDSAQAQVVAEQARVKQTAAAFVRQEKLLPKGYTSRSEYDSAQAALRSSQSALAAAQAQLANAREQLGYTALIAEAPGVITARQAEVGQVVQATVPIFSLARDGERDAVFNVYESLLVEPPPDAPITVSLLDNPSIKAVGKVREVTPAVAANTGTVQVKIALQALPKGMELGSVVSATANGPAKASIELPWAALTKDLSEPAVWLIDGDGKAQLHKVTVARYLTGKVIIGDGLKGGEKVVVAGGQLLHPGMLVEIAQQGAQP, from the coding sequence ATGGGCGCTCGCATTTCCACCTGTATTTTTGGTCTTGGCTTACTGACGCTACTGAGCGGCTGTGGCGAGGAAAAGGCCGAACCCAAGGCGCATTCACGGGTGTTTGTGCAGACCGTGCAGTCGGCGGATTTTGCGGCGGCGGTCACGCTCACCGGCGATATCCAGGCCAGGGTGCAAACCGATCTGTCGTTTCGCGTCGGCGGTAAGATTATCCAGCGCATGGTGGATGTGGGTGACCGCGTAACCGCCAAGCAAGTGCTGGCCAAGCTCGACCCGAAGGATTTGCAAACCAACGTTGATTCCGCCCAGGCCCAGGTCGTGGCCGAGCAGGCGCGCGTCAAGCAAACCGCCGCCGCCTTTGTCCGCCAGGAAAAGCTCCTGCCCAAGGGCTACACCAGTCGCAGCGAATACGATTCCGCCCAGGCCGCGCTGCGCAGCAGCCAAAGCGCACTGGCGGCCGCCCAAGCCCAGTTGGCCAATGCCCGCGAACAACTCGGTTATACCGCGCTGATCGCCGAAGCGCCGGGTGTGATTACGGCGCGTCAGGCCGAGGTCGGCCAGGTGGTACAGGCCACTGTGCCGATTTTCAGCCTGGCCCGCGATGGCGAGCGTGATGCCGTATTCAACGTGTACGAGTCGCTGCTGGTAGAGCCGCCGCCGGATGCGCCGATCACCGTCAGCCTGTTGGATAACCCGAGCATCAAGGCCGTTGGCAAGGTCCGTGAGGTCACGCCAGCCGTGGCCGCGAATACCGGCACCGTGCAGGTGAAAATCGCCCTGCAAGCCCTGCCCAAGGGCATGGAGCTGGGCTCGGTGGTGAGCGCTACCGCCAATGGTCCGGCCAAGGCCAGTATCGAATTACCCTGGGCCGCGCTGACCAAAGATCTCAGCGAGCCCGCCGTTTGGTTGATCGACGGCGACGGCAAGGCGCAATTGCATAAAGTTACCGTGGCGCGTTACCTCACCGGCAAGGTCATCATTGGCGATGGCCTCAAAGGCGGCGAAAAAGTGGTGGTGGCCGGTGGGCAATTGCTGCACCCCGGCATGCTGGTCGAGATCGCCCAGCAAGGAGCGCAGCCATGA
- a CDS encoding efflux RND transporter periplasmic adaptor subunit, translating to MKRLTGVLAASLLLVACSKEEPPPEPLRPVLSMEVTSEDQENLGRFAGTIQARYESNLGFRVPGRIARRAVDVGAEVEKGALLAVLDPTDQQNQLRSAQGDLARVQAQFINAQANARRQQELFNRGVGAQAQLDIAQTDLKTTQATLEQAQASVNQAKDQLNYAELRTDHAGIVTAWNAEAGQVVSAGHQVVTLARPDIKEAVIDLPAGLAERLPHDVVFLVAGQLDPSVNTTAIVREIEPQAQSATRTRRARLTLAETPPAFRLGTAISVTLSTAIAPRIEVPLSALQDVDGKTRIWLLDTQSQTVQPRDISVISRDANSALLNGGVKPGERIVTAGVNSLKPGQKVKIDEDSPR from the coding sequence ATGAAGCGCCTGACGGGGGTACTCGCCGCCAGCCTGTTGCTGGTTGCCTGTTCGAAGGAAGAGCCGCCGCCGGAGCCCCTGCGCCCGGTGCTGTCCATGGAAGTAACATCGGAAGATCAGGAAAACCTCGGTCGTTTTGCCGGCACCATCCAGGCCCGCTACGAAAGTAACCTGGGCTTTCGCGTGCCTGGGCGTATTGCGCGGCGCGCCGTGGATGTGGGGGCCGAAGTGGAGAAGGGTGCCTTGCTCGCCGTACTCGATCCCACTGACCAACAGAACCAATTGCGTTCCGCCCAGGGCGATCTGGCGCGCGTACAGGCGCAATTCATCAATGCCCAGGCCAACGCCCGCCGTCAGCAGGAGCTGTTCAACCGTGGCGTCGGCGCCCAGGCCCAGTTGGATATTGCCCAGACTGACCTGAAAACCACCCAGGCCACCCTCGAGCAGGCACAAGCCTCAGTCAATCAAGCCAAAGACCAACTCAACTACGCCGAACTGCGCACCGACCATGCCGGCATCGTCACCGCCTGGAATGCCGAGGCCGGCCAGGTGGTCAGCGCTGGACATCAAGTGGTGACCCTGGCCCGTCCGGATATCAAGGAAGCGGTGATTGATTTGCCTGCCGGCCTTGCCGAGCGCCTGCCGCATGACGTGGTGTTCCTGGTCGCCGGGCAACTCGACCCGAGCGTCAACACCACAGCCATCGTGCGCGAGATTGAGCCCCAGGCGCAAAGCGCCACACGCACCCGTCGCGCGCGGCTAACGCTGGCCGAAACACCACCGGCATTCCGCCTCGGCACGGCGATCAGCGTCACTCTGAGCACCGCCATCGCCCCGCGCATCGAAGTGCCCCTGAGCGCCCTGCAGGACGTCGACGGCAAGACCCGCATCTGGCTGCTCGACACCCAAAGCCAGACCGTGCAACCGCGCGACATCAGCGTGATCAGCCGTGATGCCAACAGCGCCTTGCTCAATGGCGGCGTCAAACCCGGCGAGCGCATTGTCACCGCTGGCGTGAACAGCCTGAAGCCTGGGCAGAAGGTCAAAATCGACGAGGACAGCCCGCGATGA